The Anabaena sp. WA102 genome contains a region encoding:
- a CDS encoding protein adenylyltransferase SelO, with protein MTLDETPNHTHSTNPLLTLNYESALESLGDDYYDQVVAEEFPQHILRWRNDVLLPRLGVDPQVVKDEDFINAFGKFEGREPLLALRYHGYQFGQYNSQLGDGRGFLYGQVRGIDGELYDFGTKGSGRTPYSRGGDGMLTLKGGVREVLAAEALHSLGVRTSRCLSMIETGLGLWRGDEPSPTRSSVMIRMSKSHIRFGTFERLNYFKRHDLTQKLLDHVIEQYYPHLQAENDKYALFYAELVQRVAELVAQWMAAGFCHAVLNTDNMSITGESFDYGPYAFIPTYDLQFTAAYFDYYKRYCYSQQPGICKLNLELLQEPLKAIIHQGDLDIALSKFAEYYQAEYRALMLKKLGFEDLQLAEADEFLRLTITFLHDSQVGYHQFFADIAATFSSKWRDDPAFVMNGSELSPALGKSATFDNWCFLYHKILNHFDPDQMDKIHQTLIEANPKTALLRPVIESVWEQITEDDNWQPFYDLVETLQTGK; from the coding sequence ATGACTCTGGATGAAACTCCCAATCACACCCATTCTACTAATCCTTTACTTACCCTCAATTATGAATCAGCCTTAGAATCTCTAGGTGATGATTACTATGATCAAGTTGTTGCGGAAGAATTTCCCCAACATATTTTACGTTGGCGCAATGACGTACTATTACCACGCTTAGGAGTTGATCCCCAAGTAGTTAAAGACGAAGATTTTATTAACGCTTTTGGTAAATTTGAGGGACGAGAACCCCTATTAGCACTACGTTATCACGGTTATCAATTTGGACAATATAACTCCCAATTAGGTGACGGTAGAGGCTTTCTCTATGGACAAGTGCGGGGTATTGATGGGGAATTATACGATTTTGGCACAAAAGGTTCGGGAAGAACCCCCTACTCTCGCGGTGGTGACGGAATGTTAACACTTAAAGGAGGAGTGCGGGAAGTTCTCGCCGCTGAAGCACTTCATAGTTTAGGCGTTCGCACTTCTCGCTGTTTAAGTATGATTGAAACGGGTTTGGGTTTGTGGCGCGGTGATGAACCTTCTCCAACTCGTTCTTCTGTCATGATTCGCATGAGTAAATCTCATATTCGTTTTGGTACTTTTGAACGATTAAACTATTTCAAACGACATGATTTAACTCAAAAACTGTTAGATCATGTAATCGAACAATATTACCCGCATTTGCAAGCTGAAAATGATAAATATGCTTTATTTTATGCCGAATTAGTGCAGCGTGTCGCCGAATTAGTAGCACAATGGATGGCAGCGGGTTTTTGTCATGCAGTTCTGAATACTGATAATATGTCAATTACCGGGGAAAGTTTTGACTATGGACCCTATGCCTTTATTCCTACTTACGATCTCCAATTTACGGCGGCATATTTCGATTATTATAAACGTTATTGTTACAGTCAGCAACCAGGGATTTGCAAATTAAATTTAGAACTTTTGCAAGAACCTTTAAAGGCGATAATTCATCAAGGTGATTTGGATATTGCTTTATCTAAGTTTGCTGAATATTACCAGGCTGAATATCGAGCTTTGATGTTGAAAAAATTGGGTTTTGAAGATTTACAATTAGCGGAAGCTGATGAATTTTTGCGGTTAACCATTACCTTTTTACATGATAGTCAAGTTGGTTATCATCAATTCTTTGCTGATATAGCTGCTACCTTTTCTAGTAAATGGCGAGATGATCCAGCTTTTGTGATGAATGGTTCAGAACTTAGCCCCGCATTAGGAAAATCAGCCACTTTTGATAATTGGTGTTTCCTCTATCATAAAATTCTCAATCATTTTGATCCTGACCAAATGGATAAAATTCACCAAACTTTGATTGAAGCTAATCCCAAAACAGCTTTATTAAGACCTGTGATTGAGTCTGTTTGGGAACAAATCACTGAAGATGATAATTGGCAACCTTTTTATGATTTAGTGGAAACACTGCAAACAGGGAAGTAA
- the tumA gene encoding antitoxin TumA: MRKQVIEYTSPLDALIALTKQLNVYEIKYQMSSEDFFAKYKQGKTSDDEVFVEWAGNYQHYLALHQEITSKLQDVA, translated from the coding sequence ATGCGTAAACAAGTTATCGAATATACATCTCCACTAGATGCGTTGATTGCCCTTACCAAACAGTTAAATGTTTATGAAATCAAGTACCAAATGAGTTCAGAAGATTTTTTTGCCAAATATAAGCAAGGAAAAACTTCTGATGATGAAGTGTTTGTCGAATGGGCAGGAAATTATCAGCATTATCTAGCTTTACATCAAGAAATAACCAGCAAACTCCAAGATGTCGCGTAA
- the tumE gene encoding toxin TumE yields the protein MSRKLIQAYLDEIEQLLLNCSNAYIEEYSAVILTTERANLRIRIRFAIRYLLAVSEAFVVVDNQIKYIDYRYHFQDEQNSLIFRYDSTPHFPNLPSFPHHKHFFDNVIACEKPHIADVLQEVMDFLK from the coding sequence ATGTCGCGTAAACTTATCCAAGCGTATTTAGATGAAATTGAGCAACTTTTACTCAATTGCTCTAATGCATACATTGAGGAATATAGTGCAGTCATTTTAACGACAGAGCGGGCTAATCTCCGCATTAGGATACGTTTTGCAATTAGATATTTACTAGCAGTCAGTGAAGCCTTTGTTGTTGTAGATAATCAGATTAAATATATTGATTACCGCTATCACTTTCAAGATGAGCAAAATAGTCTGATTTTTCGTTATGACAGTACACCACACTTTCCCAACTTGCCTAGTTTCCCCCACCATAAACATTTTTTTGACAATGTAATTGCTTGCGAAAAACCACATATAGCTGATGTTCTACAAGAAGTGATGGATTTTTTAAAGTAG
- a CDS encoding DUF6671 family protein — protein sequence MSIYNNRVAILATMHNKEKVISPLLKEHLGINLIVPQGLNTDVFGTFTREIKRPDTQIITARLKAKKALEMYDEKIAIASEGSFAPHPLIPYIYANREIIIFLDQENDLEIIGELFSIETNFNHQTISSLEEAEEFGKKVGFPEHGLIISFDNISTGTTEFIKGITSQENLINSVEIAIKNTNGKFHIETDMRAMYNPTRMKNIAFATQDLINKINSLCPQCHTPGFMINQKIPGLPCELCHQPTSLIKAVIFQCQKCGFTQQLLFPNNQEFADPSLCEYCNP from the coding sequence ATGTCAATATATAATAATCGCGTGGCTATTTTGGCGACAATGCACAATAAAGAAAAAGTAATTTCTCCTTTATTGAAAGAACATTTAGGAATTAATTTGATAGTTCCTCAAGGCTTAAATACTGATGTTTTTGGAACTTTTACTAGAGAAATTAAACGTCCAGATACACAAATTATTACTGCTAGGTTAAAAGCTAAAAAAGCCTTGGAAATGTATGATGAAAAAATAGCAATTGCTAGTGAAGGAAGTTTTGCACCTCATCCCCTAATTCCCTATATTTATGCTAACCGAGAAATAATTATTTTTTTGGATCAAGAAAATGATTTAGAAATTATTGGTGAATTATTTTCTATAGAAACTAATTTTAATCATCAAACTATATCTAGTTTAGAAGAAGCTGAAGAATTTGGTAAAAAAGTAGGTTTTCCTGAACATGGGTTAATAATTTCATTTGATAATATATCTACAGGAACAACAGAATTTATTAAAGGTATTACCAGCCAAGAAAACCTAATCAATTCCGTAGAAATTGCCATAAAAAACACAAATGGTAAATTTCATATAGAAACAGATATGAGAGCAATGTATAATCCTACCAGGATGAAAAATATTGCCTTTGCTACTCAAGACTTAATTAATAAAATTAATAGTTTATGTCCCCAATGTCATACTCCTGGTTTTATGATTAATCAAAAAATCCCTGGACTACCTTGTGAACTTTGTCATCAGCCAACTTCATTAATTAAAGCAGTAATTTTTCAATGTCAAAAATGCGGTTTTACCCAACAACTATTATTTCCTAACAATCAAGAATTTGCTGATCCTAGTTTATGTGAATATTGTAATCCTTAG